The following proteins are co-located in the Tetrapisispora phaffii CBS 4417 chromosome 4, complete genome genome:
- the TPHA0D00850 gene encoding uncharacterized protein, protein MTVLIQTSSAAMSSNWDNRSYDNNSDNSSSNNYSKLELSQYIDNLTNNRCGSNLEAIQSRSAFNNNIVLTNSSDASSVTNSWSARFKNMFEKNINVDDSYDSFDSSLYTNKSSVTKPSPWFTRLFDKRTGKEQFQKSTHQTESFHATVLPESICNRKYEETPKSKIVEVEYTRYSQGKVEKTASTVNGSLRNTRSKNWFKTVFKGKSEASEVLEYPGLVQPEPEVLENTYSDDSIYESEKLEYLPIKIDIVDVGSLSVSDCLTPINDGNHNIPSPPWDYRHEYKKLDDNYRKNSGENYHYNNEHVETSTVYSSYYSSNNVQELEAELSVRQASIDTCLFQEQPILTTASETHSYPVVSKHISGFCDDSVYESRVKNDSSERKAGSHRDYTNCINPYTPILRARIREEKIALLNNKSKINDNAFTEPEHKRIFQKDTYDEEYCEPKGAFSRHSSGSDILESEQTKKQTTTLVDVTRKTGIGSSSTC, encoded by the coding sequence ATGACAGTTCTTATTCAAACTTCAAGTGCTGCTATGTCATCAAACTGGGATAATCGTTCCTATGACAACAACTCCGATAactcttcttcaaataattacTCAAAGTTGGAGTTATCccaatatattgataatctTACTAACAATCGTTGTGGTTCAAACCTAGAAGCTATACAATCTAGAAGTgcattcaataataatattgtctTAACGAACAGCTCCGACGCTTCGAGCGTCACAAATTCATGGAGCGCCAGgtttaaaaatatgttcgaaaaaaatattaacgTGGACGATAGCTATGATAGCTTTGATAGTTCGCTATATACGAATAAATCTTCCGTAACAAAGCCATCTCCATGGTTCACTAGACTATTTGATAAGAGAACTGGAAAGGAACAGTTTCAGAAGTCTACTCACCAAACAGAATCTTTCCACGCCACTGTACTTCCTGAGTCAATTTGTAACAGAAAATACGAAGAAACTCCTAAATCTAAAATTGTTGAAGTAGAATACACAAGATATAGCCAGGGTAAAGTCGAGAAAACAGCAAGCACAGTAAATGGTTCGTTGAGAAATACTAGATCCAAAAACTGGTTCAAAACTGTCTTTAAAGGTAAGAGCGAGGCATCTGAAGTGTTGGAATATCCAGGCCTAGTGCAACCCGAGCCTGAAGTTTTAGAAAACACATACAGTGACGATTCAATATATGAatctgaaaaattagaatatCTTCCTATAAAAATTGACATTGTTGACGTTGGCTCTTTATCCGTCAGTGATTGTCTAACACCTATAAACGACGGAAATCACAACATTCCGTCACCTCCTTGGGACTATAGACATGAGTATAAAAAGCTTGATGATAATTATAGGAAAAATAGTGGTGAGAATTATCACTACAATAATGAGCATGTGGAAACTAGTACTGTTTATAGCAGTTACTATTCGAGTAATAATGTTCAAGAATTAGAAGCAGAACTTAGTGTAAGACAAGCATCAATTGATACATGTCTATTCCAAGAGCAACCAATACTAACTACAGCCAGCGAAACTCACTCGTACCCAGTTGTGTCTAAACATATTTCAGGGTTCTGTGACGACTCCGTATATGAGAGTCGAGTAAAAAATGACAGCTCAGAAAGAAAAGCTGGAAGCCATCGTGACTATACAAACTGTATAAATCCATATACACCCATATTAAGAGCCAGAATAAGAGAGGAAAAAATCGCATTACTTAATAACAAGAGTAAAATCAACGATAATGCATTCACTGAACCAGAACACAAgagaatttttcaaaaagatacttatgatgaagaatattGTGAACCTAAAGGAGCGTTTAGTAGACATTCATCTGGTAGTGATATCCTTGAGTCAGAGCAAACGAAGAAACAAACAACTACTTTAGTAGATGTTACAAGAAAAACAGGTATTGGATCCAGTTCAACCTGTTAA
- the RET3 gene encoding coatomer subunit zeta (similar to Saccharomyces cerevisiae RET3 (YPL010W); ancestral locus Anc_8.76) — MTDSLSLYSVKAVLILDNQGDRVYAKYYSAPHVPNLSLFPSVKQEKEFEKRLFKKIHKQESEILIFEDNIVLYKEYMDVVLCLIGPLEENEIILQQAFTAFKDSLDLILDSGIDKKNTQEHYDMVLLAIDETFDNGVILETDPASIASRVTTPPSSEQQMHLDLDKGLMSAWGFAKSKLQERLQQGI, encoded by the coding sequence ATGACAGActcattatcattatacTCTGTTAAAGCAGTTCTAATACTAGATAACCAAGGTGATAGAGTATACGCTAAATACTATAGTGCTCCACATGTCCCAAATTTATCTTTGTTCCCTTCAGTtaaacaagaaaaagaatttgaaaaaaggttatttaagaaaattCACAAACAAGAAtctgaaattttaatatttgaagataaCATTGTGTTATATAAAGAGTACATGGATGTGGTCTTATGTTTAATTGGTCCATTAGAAGagaatgaaattattttgcAACAAGCTTTTACCGCTTTCAAAGATTCTTTAGATTTGATTTTAGATTCTGGTatagataaaaaaaacactCAAGAACATTACGACATGGTTTTGTTAGCCATTGATGAAACTTTCGATAACGGTGTCATTCTAGAGACAGACCCTGCCAGCATTGCCTCGAGAGTCACCACCCCACCATCTAGTGAACAACAAATGCACCTAGATTTAGATAAAGGTTTGATGAGTGCATGGGGATTTGCCAAGAGCAAATTACAAGAAAGATTACAACAAGGtatataa
- the TIF6 gene encoding translation initiation factor 6 (similar to Saccharomyces cerevisiae TIF6 (YPR016C); ancestral locus Anc_8.118) — translation MATRTQFENSNEIGVFSKLTNTYCLVALGGSENFYSAFEAELGDSIPIAHTTIAGTRIIGRMTAGNRRGLLVPTQTTDQELQHLRNSLPDSVKIQRVEERLSALGNVICCNDYVALVHPDIDRETEELISDVLGVEVFRQTISGNILVGSYCALSNQGGLVHPQTSVQDQEELSSLLQVPLVAGTVNRGSAVVGAGMVVNDYLAVTGLDTTAPELSVIESIFRLQDANPDAISGNLRDTLIETYS, via the coding sequence atggCTACTAGAACTCAATTTGAAAACTCTAATGAGATTGGTGTCTTCTCCAAATTAACAAACACGTATTGTTTAGTTGCATTGGGTGGATCTGAAAACTTTTATTCTGCTTTTGAAGCTGAATTGGGTGATTCCATCCCAATTGCTCATACAACTATCGCTGGTACCCGTATTATTGGTAGGATGACCGCTGGTAATCGTAGAGGTTTATTGGTTCCTACTCAAACTACTGATCAAGAACTGCAACATCTAAGAAATAGTTTACCGGATTCTGTCAAAATCCAAAGAGTCGAAGAAAGATTATCTGCTTTAGGTAATGTCATCTGCTGTAATGATTATGTTGCTCTAGTGCATCCAGATATTGACAGAGAAACAGAAGAATTGATAAGTGATGTCCTTGGTGTTGAAGTCTTTAGACAGACTATCTCAGGTAATATTTTGGTTGGTTCCTACTGTGCGTTAAGTAACCAAGGTGGTTTAGTCCACCCACAAACTTCTGTCCAAGATCAAGAAGAGCTATCCTCGTTACTACAAGTCCCATTAGTTGCCGGTACCGTTAACCGTGGTAGTGCTGTTGTTGGTGCAGGTATGGTCGTTAATGACTACTTAGCAGTCACTGGTCTAGATACTACTGCTCCGGAATTGAGTGTTATTGAAAGTATTTTCCGTTTACAAGATGCTAATCCAGATGCTATCTCTGGTAACTTACGTGACACTTTGATTGAGACTTATTCTTAG
- the RLF2 gene encoding Rlf2p (similar to Saccharomyces cerevisiae RLF2 (YPR018W); ancestral locus Anc_8.121), whose product MSMSSERSDVPKSDRKSILSFFQNPSIDRKKSEKQMSSEEVRANVINDDKGKSMSNDVEITTISDSESEQEQENPSESTGVHKKVNLVTGSNEVDIIKHIDLQKKAEIETDVGNGNQVKKEEKSKNNEANDSSKEEKAKQKREALQKERDAKLKLKEEDKKQKELQRKKEKLEREKRLQEEKKKREEKAEEVKRKREEVRLLKEAEKLKREEERLAVKRKREEEKKAKERAQSRIGNFFKKVNDSGTMISSKTDYEKQFLKFYATEGVHLSTSPQLSSDDLKESIKKLDLFLNSRLEDNTEDINQWLDKRTKRRGYKVKNTAVNLLQQMTTKEKGDDALQAMLSLVPTKYIKFYENVRPPYMGTYSKDIIIPANNPFTTEGTGYSYDYDSDLEWVNEEDEEGGEIDDLESGEEDEEEEDDEASEGEFDEFLDSEDKHETKKKKFIGPLIPIVHLRNDIDKLEEDDKTYFEQLSIEFLLDPTAYPIDPLATPSIIANMNNNQYSNTSEAIDNNTSPLKRPSTALEDGDITGTSTPGSSPDKKKQKHLITETKALLKLFDNLQDSTFSLATVTEIVQKHIPNYNKQIIKNTVKEYAVRSTGKGDTPRKWSIKDMSAWNELRSKLDKKE is encoded by the coding sequence ATGTCAATGTCTTCTGAACGTTCTGATGTTCCAAAATCTGATCGTAAGAGCATTCTATCATTTTTCCAGAATCCTTCAATTGATAGAAAAAAATCTGAGAAACAAATGAGTTCCGAAGAGGTACGTGCCAATGTGATCAATGATGATAAAGGCAAGTCAATGAGTAATGATGTTGAAATTACTACCATCTCTGATTCTGAATCTGAGCAAGAACAGGAAAATCCTTCTGAATCTACAGGGGTCCATAAAAAGGTTAATTTGGTTACTGGATCAAATGAGGTTGACATTATTAAACACATAGATCTGCAAAAGAAAGCTGAGATCGAGACCGATGTAGGCAATGGTAATCAAGtaaagaaagaagagaagAGTAAAAACAATGAAGCTAATGATTCatcaaaagaagaaaaagcTAAACAGAAGAGAGAAGCATTGCAAAAAGAAAGGGATGctaaattgaaattaaaagaagaagacaagaaacaaaaagaattaCAAAGGAAAAAAGAGAAGTTAGAAAGAGAGAAGAGATTACaagaagagaagaaaaagagagAAGAAAAAGCTGAAGAAGTTAAACGTAAACGTGAAGAAGTAAGGCTATTGAAGGAAGCTGAAAAGttaaaaagagaagaagaacgTCTAGCTgtcaaaagaaaaagagaagaagagaaaaaagCTAAAGAACGAGCTCAGTCAAGAATTGgtaatttcttcaaaaaagtTAATGACTCTGGTACAATGATTTCGTCGAAAACAGATTATGAgaaacaatttttgaaattttatgcCACTGAAGGTGTCCATTTATCTACTAGTCCTCAATTATCATCTGATGATCTTAAGGAGAGCATCAAGAAACTTGActtatttttgaatagcAGACTTGAAGACAATACAGAAGATATCAATCAATGGTTAGATAAAAGAACCAAAAGAAGAGGttataaagttaaaaacACAGCTGTTAATTTACTACAACAAATGACAACTAAAGAGAAGGGAGATGATGCATTGCAAGCCATGTTATCTTTGGTTCCtactaaatatattaaattttacGAAAATGTTAGGCCGCCATACATGGGGACATATTCAAAGGACATTATAATCCCAGCAAATAATCCGTTCACTACTGAAGGTACAGGATACAGTTATGATTATGATTCTGATTTAGAATGGGTAAACGaggaagatgaagaaggtGGTGAAATTGACGATTTAGAGTCTGGcgaagaagatgaagaagaggaagatgatgaagCTAGCGAGGGcgaatttgatgaattcCTTGATTCAGAAGACAAACATGAAAcgaaaaaaaagaaatttataGGGCCACTGATCCCCATCGTCCATTTACGTAATGATATCGACAAGTTGGAAGAAGACGATAAGACATATTTTGAACAGCTATCGATTGAATTTTTACTTGATCCAACTGCATATCCAATTGATCCATTGGCGACGCCTAGTATAATTGCAAATATGAACAATAACCAGTACAGCAATACTAGTGAAGCGATTGATAATAACACTAGTCCATTGAAAAGACCATCCACAGCATTAGAAGATGGGGATATAACGGGCACTTCAACGCCTGGAAGTTCACCAGAtaagaagaaacaaaaacacCTAATTACAGAAACCAAAGCTTTATTAAAGCTGTTTGATAATCTACAAGATAGTACATTTTCTTTGGCAACGGTAACGGAAATTGTTCAAAAACACATTccaaattataataaacaaataattaaaaacacAGTGAAAGAGTATGCAGTCAGAAGCACAGGGAAAGGCGATACTCCACGTAAATGGAGTATAAAAGACATGAGTGCATGGAACGAATTACGTTCTAAATTGGATAAGAAAGAATAA
- the TPHA0D00880 gene encoding uncharacterized protein (similar to Saccharomyces cerevisiae SPO74 (YGL170C); ancestral locus Anc_8.120), protein MPKSNVSDIVNSLKVLKLNDENVESSKSNYSDNFKSLINENYYLQMQLKEKDSELMKLRKHGQVEQQRHNVYDYKLGTTDEDKFSNFGSDLISHFSESPMKCKRGTSVKTETSLATTNITEINKDHLLFKNNVIPFIENLILILNTNFIFEKECNDLNNLYKQFLENTAEQDSQLLNNILTKIIFLTRQLVAILNKELKFSKRNKNIESKDTHRDRSKHHYNQIDMKYLQEQILYKLDELANKKQKYRKPQYSKESEKGLEIIPIGYREQKNELKQQKRDPTQSSSSREKCSRSKRKDSLQNFLLEVQNEYTSKSFHS, encoded by the coding sequence ATGCCAAAATCAAATGTCAGTGATATTGtcaattctttaaaagTATTAAAGTTGAATGATGAGAACGTTGAGAGCAGCAAAAGTAATTATTCTGACAATTTTAAGagtttaataaatgaaaattacTATCTGCAAATGCAACTGAAGGAGAAAGACTCCGAGTTGATGAAATTACGGAAACATGGTCAAGTTGAACAGCAACGTCACAATGTATACGACTATAAATTAGGTACCACTGATGAGGATAAGTTCTCTAATTTTGGGTCTGATCTAATATCACATTTTTCTGAATCACCAATGAAATGTAAAAGAGGAACGTCAGTAAAGACCGAGACTTCATTAGCCACTACGAATATTACggaaattaataaagatcatttattattcaaaaataatgtcATACCTTTTATAGAAAACCTCATTTTGATCCTTAACACTAACTTCATTTTTGAGAAGGAGTGTAATGATTTGAACAATCTGTATAAACAATTCCTTGAGAATACGGCGGAACAAGACAGTCAactattaaataatatcttgacaaaaatcatatttttaactaGACAATTAGTGGCAATActaaataaagaattaaaatttagtaaaagaaataaaaacatcGAGAGCAAGGACACCCATAGAGATCGATCCAAACATcattataatcaaattgatatgaaatatttacaagAACAAATTCTTTATAAATTGGATGAATTAGCTAAcaagaaacaaaaatatagaaaacctcaatattcaaaagaaagTGAAAAAGGTTTAGAAATAATCCCTATTGGTTATCGagaacaaaaaaatgaattaaaacaacaaaagaGAGATCCAACCCAGTCATCGTCGTCAAGGGAGAAGTGCTCGAGATCTAAAAGAAAGGATTCTTTACAGAATTTCTTATTGGAAGTGCAGAACGAGTACACCTCAAAATCATTCCATTCATAA
- the TAF3 gene encoding Taf3p (similar to Saccharomyces cerevisiae TAF3 (YPL011C); ancestral locus Anc_8.77), with protein sequence MTSTSEFYYYLLRVSMLQLLKVQGFDRSKPSTVNAITDLYVKFLELLLGEITKLSRSRQDFDDSIALQDITQAFQNLGIIKPVDILDIYDENPELASDKGLQNFKKWWMDSDMRQQECLVSLPTTDLLNMEDMTLNDNNASTNINGSRNGNDNNGEGKTSSQQASLVPDYLKQLQNKDPNKNDDNENEDELLEDMVNNGDFDNWIKFVIVKQRLSLSKKLSKEKARSVDKLPGIAGLKNSVLDLQLNNSSSNEASMQVLQSDLLPSTQDIEKLENAPIYLQKGFELLKKLPIMKQETNLSNITLSYENNEMEEDDDVELLDAGESKEELDKTANDYDQINKFEQDEQYENMQFDHKPEPSPGSFAMGSHFNSRYKEMDDIDNEFQRESIDFNPESFERF encoded by the coding sequence ATGACGTCTACTAGTgagttttattattacctTCTGAGGGTATCCATGCTGCAATTGTTGAAAGTACAAGGGTTTGATAGGTCGAAGCCAAGTACAGTGAATGCTATCACTGATTTATATGTTAAGTTCTTGGAATTACTTTTAGGTGAAATAACTAAATTATCAAGGTCGAGGCAAGATTTTGATGACAGTATTGCGTTGCAAGATATTACTCAAGCCTTCCAAAATTTAGGTATTATTAAACCAGTGGATatattagatatatatgatgAAAATCCAGAACTTGCAAGCGATAAAGGTTTACagaattttaaaaaatggtgGATGGATAGTGATATGAGGCAACAAGAATGTTTAGTATCATTACCAACCACAGATCTTCTAAACATGGAAGACATGACACttaatgacaataatgCTAGCACTAATATCAATGGTAGTAGGAATGgcaatgataataatggaGAAGGAAAAACTTCAAGTCAGCAAGCATCTTTAGTCCCTGATTATTTGAAGCAGttacaaaataaagatCCTAATAagaatgatgataatgagAATGAAGACGAGCTGCTAGAGGATATGGTAAATAATGGAGATTTTGACAATTGGATTAAATTCGTTATAGTCAAACAGAGATTAAGTTTATCTAAAAAGTTATCAAAGGAGAAAGCTAGGAGTGTAGATAAATTACCGGGAATAGCTGGATTAAAGAATTCGGTATTAGATCTTCAactaaataattcatctaGCAATGAAGCTTCTATGCAAGTTTTGCAATCAGACTTATTACCAAGTACACaggatattgaaaaattggaaaatgCTCCTATCTATTTACAAAAGGGATTTGAACTGCTGAAGAAATTGCCTATTATGAAACAGGAAACTAACCTAAGTAACATCACTTTATcttatgaaaataatgaaatggAAGAAGATGACGATGTTGAGTTGCTTGATGCCGGTGAGTCGAAAGAAGAGTTGGATAAGACAGCTAATGATTATGaccaaataaataaatttgaacaAGATGAACAATACGAAAATATGCAATTTGATCATAAGCCTGAACCTTCGCCCGGAAGTTTTGCAATGGGATCTCATTTCAATTCTAGATATAAAGAAATGGATGATATAGATAACGAGTTTCAAAGAGAATCGATTGATTTCAATCCTGAAAGTTTTGAACGATTTTAA
- the RQC2 gene encoding Rqc2p (similar to Saccharomyces cerevisiae YPL009C; ancestral locus Anc_8.75) translates to MKQRISALDLQLLGEELKNSIEHHRLTNIYNISDSNRQFLLKFNRTESKCSVLVDCGLRIHSTTFNRPIPPAPSGFVVKLRKHLKSKRLTALRQVKNDRILVLQFADGLYYLVLEFFSSGNVILLDEEKKILSLQRVVQEHENRVGEVYTMFDDSLFIGGNEKPIADKREYTEDLIESWINEVKEKIAAEANVISEPGHQKKKLRVPSIHKLLLSKVPHLSSDLISKNLKKNEIDPSLSSLDFVDKISKLNQLLVETEDEYTDLLKNRYSKGYILAKRNPKFIEEKDSKDTEYIYETFHPFAPYVDPNEIDISKVIEVEGPYNNTLDLFFSTIESSKYALRIQNQEFLAKKKLDDAVNENLTKINALRDIQSINEEKGVLIIEKADLIEEVKGAVQSLIDQQMDWNAIENIIRNEQKKRNNIARLIMLPLNLKENKINIILPAEDNNSDDSDNSSSSSDSDSEYSDNSDSDSSDDDIEKNRIKRKNRKNSKNVKIKGTQITIDLALSAFANASEYFNKKKTSAEKQKKVEKNAEKALKNIEERIKVQLNKKLKDSHDILKKIRAPYFFERFNWFFSSEGFLILMGKSPLDTDQIYSKYIEDDDIYMSNSFGTQVWIKNPEKTEIPPNTLMQAGVLCMSASEAWSKKIASSPWWCFAKNVSKFSSDGKSVLEPGLFRMKNDKQQNFLPPAQLVMGFGFLWKVKIEDEGDADDNLNEVREEVLTGDEDNVVEKIVNESADVTDQNELLKEDEEIESFNGMSSITQEINNLDITNADNISNQQTTTNNINEMDASKTVATVLTSLSKNVRGKKGKLKKMQKKYADQDDNERLLRLQVLGTLKGIEKEQEKLKEELSRQEERERKKHRRERQKQLQALSFTESEKVKINYDRLRTELKTTLEPDDEIIDIIPVFAPWPALLKYKYKIKVQPGTAKKQKTVNDILHHFLNRKTDPNNCDKELDWVSEHDIIKSLKAQDLILSISADKLKISIPGQNSLNDRLKGKKSGTGKNGFKSKNKKK, encoded by the coding sequence atgaaacagAGAATCAGTGCCCTAGATCTTCAGTTGCTTGgtgaagaattgaaaaattctaTTGAACATCATCGTTTAACTAATatctataatatttctGACTCTAACAGACAGTTCTTGTTGAAATTCAATAGGACTGAAAGCAAATGTAGTGTACTTGTTGACTGTGGGTTACGTATCCACTCGACAACTTTCAATAGACCTATTCCACCTGCTCCATCTGGGTTTGTTGTTAAATTAAGaaaacatttaaaatcaaagagATTAACTGCTTTAAGACaagttaaaaatgataGAATTTTAGTTTTACAATTTGCTGATGGTTTATACTATTTAGTGTTGGAATTTTTCAGTTCAGGtaatgttattttattagatgaggaaaaaaaaattctaTCATTACAGAGGGTAGTCCAAGAACACGAAAATAGAGTTGGTGAAGTGTATACTATGTTTGATGATTCTTTGTTTATAGGTGGTAATGAAAAACCAATTGCGGATAAGCGAGAATACACAGAAGATTTGATTGAAAGTTGGATCAATGAagtcaaagaaaaaattgcCGCTGAAGCAAATGTTATTTCCGAACCTGGGCACCAGAAGAAAAAACTAAGAGTGCCTTCAATCCATAAATTACTATTGTCAAAAGTCCCACATCTATCATctgatttaatttcaaaaaatttaaagaaaaacgAAATTGATCCATCCTTATCAAGTCTAGATTTCGTGGATAAGATTTCAAagttaaatcaattattagTAGAAACAGAAGATGAGTATACtgatttattgaaaaatagaTATTCAAAAGGTTACATCTTAGCTAAGAGAAATccaaaatttattgaagaaaaagattCCAAAGACACggaatatatatatgaaacGTTCCATCCCTTTGCACCATATGTTGACCCTAACGAAATTGACATTTCAAAAGTTATTGAAGTTGAAGGTCCATATAATAATACTCTggatttatttttttctacTATAGAATCTTCTAAGTATGCATTAAGAATCCAAAATCAAGAATTCTTAGCGAAAAAAAAACTGGATGACGCAGTGAATGAAAATCTAACCAAAATCAATGCCTTAAGAGATATTCAATCGATTAACGAAGAGAAAGGTGTCCTCATTATTGAGAAAGCTGACTTAATTGAAGAAGTTAAGGGAGCAGTTCAGAGTTTAATTGATCAACAAATGGATTGGAATGCcatagaaaatattattagaaatgaacaaaagaaaagaaacaatattGCAAGACTAATAATGTTAccattgaatttaaaagaaaataaaataaacattaTACTACCCGCCGAAGACAATAATTCAGATGACTCTGATAATTCAAGCTCAAGTTCAGATTCGGATTCAGAATACAGTGACAACTCTGACAGTGATTCTAGCGATGATGACATAGAGAAGAATAGaataaaaaggaaaaatcgtaagaattcaaaaaacGTCAAAATTAAGGGAACTCAAATTACTATTGACCTAGCATTGTCAGCATTTGCAAATGCATCTGAATACTTtaacaagaaaaaaacaagCGCtgaaaaacaaaagaagGTGGAAAAAAATGCTGAAAAGGCcttgaaaaatatagaagAAAGGATAAAagttcaattaaataagaaattgaaagattCTCATGATAtcttaaagaaaataagaGCGCCATATTTCTTTGAAAGATTCAATTGGTTTTTTTCAAGTGAAGggtttttgattttaatggGTAAAAGTCCACTCGATACAGATCAAATATACAGTAAGTATatagaagatgatgatatttatatgtcAAACAGTTTTGGAACCCAAGTATGGATAAAAAACCCAGAAAAAACAGAAATTCCACCCAATACTTTGATGCAAGCTGGTGTCTTATGTATGTCAGCAAGTGAAGCATGGTCAAAAAAGATCGCTTCATCGCCATGGTGGTGTTTTGCTAAAAATGTCAGTAAGTTCTCAAGTGATGGTAAATCAGTACTGGAACCCGGTTTATTTagaatgaaaaatgataaacAACAGAATTTCTTACCACCTGCTCAATTAGTTATGGGTTTTGGGTTTTTATGGAAAGTGAAAATCGAAGATGAAGGAGATGCagatgataatttaaatgagGTAAGGGAAGAAGTCTTAACAGGTGATGAGGATAATGTCgttgaaaaaattgtaaaCGAATCTGCTGATGTGACTGATCAGAATGAACTACTGAAAGAGGATGAAGAAATAGAGTCCTTCAATGGTATGAGTAGTATAACGcaagaaattaataatttggATATTACTAACGCGGATAATATTTCTAACCAACAGACTACCACtaacaatattaatgaaatggATGCTAGTAAAACTGTTGCTACTGTCTTGACTAGTTTATCTAAAAATGTTCGTGGTAAAAAGGGTAAGCTAAAGAAAATGCAAAAGAAATATGCAGACCAAGATGATAATGAGAGGTTACTAAGATTGCAAGTTTTGGGTACTTTGAAGGGGATTgaaaaagaacaagaaaaacTGAAAGAAGAACTTTCCAGACAAGAGGAAAGAGAGAGGAAGAAACACAGACGTGAGAGACAAAAACAACTGCAAGCTTTAAGCTTCACTGAAAGtgaaaaagttaaaattaattacGACAGATTAAGGACTGAATTAAAAACTACACTAGAACCAGACGATGAAATTATTGACATAATTCCTGTCTTTGCACCATGGCCagcattattaaaatataaatataaaattaaggTACAACCTGGTACTGctaaaaaacaaaaaacagTAAATGACATTCTacatcattttttaaatagaaaaaCTGATCCTAATAACTGTGATAAAGAATTAGATTGGGTTAGTGAAcatgatattattaaatcattaaaagCTCAAGATTTAATATTGTCCATCTCTGCTGATAAGTTAAAAATTTCTATTCCTGGTCAAAATTCTCTAAATGATAGATTAAAAGGGAAGAAATCAGGCACTGGTAAAAATGGTTTTAaatctaaaaataaaaagaagtaa
- the DSS4 gene encoding guanine nucleotide exchange factor DSS4 (similar to Saccharomyces cerevisiae DSS4 (YPR017C); ancestral locus Anc_8.119): MTKLRCSFTDCNSMIINLDDDKIVSMSDEIYAAFKLMQQKDGSHNNKFMIVNDIWDFDNVGVSRDIPEQVVDNNGELIEVEISDEQWSISKCLKYLLCADCDKGPIGMVCELTNKRDNSITKTINLLSLNSVSHI, from the coding sequence ATGACAAAACTAAGATGCAGTTTCACTGATTGCAATTCTATGATAATAAACCTTGACGATGATAAAATTGTCTCTATGTCCGATGAAATCTATGCAGCATTCAAATTAATGCAACAAAAAGATGGTTCCCataacaataaattcatGATTGTAAATGACATATGGGATTTCGATAACGTCGGTGTTTCGAGAGATATACCGGAACAGGTTGTTGATAACAATGGTGAATTGATTGAAGTGGAAATCAGTGATGAACAATGGTCCATTTCAAAATGtcttaaatatttactatGTGCAGATTGCGACAAAGGCCCAATCGGAATGGTATGTGAACTCACAAACAAAAGAGACAATTCAATCACAAAGACAATAAATTTGCTAAGTTTAAACAGTGTTTCGCATATATAA